The Oncorhynchus kisutch isolate 150728-3 linkage group LG10, Okis_V2, whole genome shotgun sequence region AATTCAAGATATCAGTCATGTATGACATAGCTAAGGTATGCTTATGTAGTTTGGTTGTACTATGTGTTTACTGTGGGTAAATGCACTGACATTGTAATATGGTGTAatccagtgcccccccccccaaccttttttgcttactgtaccaccaactgaattttgctctggCCGCGGTACCCCTtaagtaccccctcatgtgctttttactagtaaccctatggtctcatgagtcttctcaagtacccctaGTTGTCCTAGTACCCCTAGTTGTCCttgtacccctggttgggaaccactggtgttGCATGCTGTAGCTGTGTGGGGCTCACCCTGGTGGCGGTTTCAGGGCATGTCCTACCTCCACTCCAGCAACATTGAGGTCCATGGCCGACTGAAGTCCTCAAACTGTGTGGTGGACAACCGAATGGTGGTCAAAATCACAGACTTTGGCTGCAACACCATCCTCAACCCCTGCAAAGGTGAAGCCCTCTGCCCACTATTTCACTCACAAGTAAATGATTCAACCTGAAAGTATTATGCCATGAAGTTCGTAAAAACACAAGCCGGGGAGTGATTTGATATCCCATTCTGGTCCCTCTCCTTTCTGTCAGACTTGTGGACGGCTCCAGAACACCTCCGGAAGCAGGGGATCTCCCAGAAGGGCGACGTCTACAGCTTTGCCATCATCGCTCAGGAGATCATACTGAGGAAGAACCCCTTCTTCACCCAGGCCTGCTCCGACATCGCAGGTACAACGGTCTGGCGGCTAGAGTCAGAGAGTCAtgcagaacagttttcagcaataGTAAAAGTTATCAGGTTTTTTATGTCTATGCACCACACACTGGTAATTTAACAGCGGCTCCTGCTGGCCATTACATGTACATACAACTTCTGCTCACTAGGGATCAATTACTATTATCAATTATGTTATCAATTActattccaaatcaaatcaaatttgtcacatacacatggttagcagatgttaatgcgagtgtagcaaaatgcttgtgcttctagttccgacaatgcagtaataaccaacaagtaatctaactaacaattccaaaactactgtcttatacacagtgtaaggggataaagaatatgtacataaggatatatgaatgagtgatggtacagagcagcataggcaagatacagtagatggtatcgagtacagtatatacatatgagatgagtatgtaaacaaagtggcatagttaaagtggctagtgatacatgtattacataaggatacagtcgatgatatagagtacagtatatacgtatgcatatgagatgaataatgtagggtaagtaacattatataaggtagcattgtttaaagtggctagtgatatatttacttcatttcccatcaattcccattattaaagtggctggagttgagtcagtgtcagtgtgttggcagcagccactcaatgttagtggtggctgtttaacagtctgatggccttgagatagaagctgtttttcagtctctcggtcccagctttgatgcacctgtactgacctcgccttctggatgatagcggggtgaacaggcagtggctcgggtggttgatgtccttgatgatctttatggccttcctgtaacatcgggtggtgtaggtgtcctggagggcaggtagtttgcccccggtgatgcgttgtgcagacctcactaccctctggagagccttacggttgagggcggagcagttgccgtaccaggcggtgatacagcccaccaggatgctctcgattgtgcatctgtataagtttgtgagtgcttttggtgacaagccgaatttcttcagcctcctgaggttgaagaggcgctgctgcgccttcttcacgatgctgtctgtgtgagtggaccaattcagtttgtctgtgatgtgtatgccgaggaacttaaaacttgctaccctctccactactgttccatcgatgtggataggggggtgttccctctgctgttttctgaagtccacaatcatctccttagttttgttgacgttgagtgtgaggttattttcctgacaccacactccgagggccctcacctcctccctgtaggccgtctcgtcgttgttggtaatcaagcctaccactgttgtgtcgtctgcaaacttgttgattgagttggaggcgtgcgtggccacgcagtcgtgggtgaacagggagtacaggagagggctcagaacgcacccttgtggggccccagtgttgaggatcagcggggaggagatgttgttgcctaccctcaccacctgggggcggcccgtcaggaagtccagtacccagttgcacagggcggggtcgagacccagggtctcgagcttgatgacgagcttggagggtactatggtgttgaatgccgagctgtagtcaatgaacagcattctcacataggtattcctcttgtccagatgggttagggcagtgtgcagtgtggttgagattgcatcgtctgtggaccttcTAGGGATTATGCAAAAGGAGAGTGAAATTCgtattattttactgtaaatGAGGACATGGCTGTCAACTGAATTCCCCTTTCCTTCCTCCCCAGAGAAGCTGTACATGGTGCAGTACCCAAGTCAAACTGGCTTCTTCAGGCCAGATCTGAACTTTGAGACAGCAGCAGAAAACGAGGCAGAGGTACAAGGCCCCTCATAGCATTCCTCACGTACGCATGCATATCTGTGTTAGTTTGTATGTATGGTTGTCATTGTACTTGTCTCCTGCAGCTTTACATGCTGATAAAGAACTGCTGGGAAGAGGACCCAGAGAGGAGGCCAGACTTCAAGAAGATAGAGGGATCTCTGGGTAAGATATTCAGGTAAGCCCAGTGCTTtatgagagtgtgagtgtgtgttcatgatgtgtgagtttgtgtgtgtgtgtacataatgCCTGATATTCCatatctacactgagtgtacaaaacacaatcctaatattgagttgcatcccacatggactctacaaggtgtcaaagtgttccacagttgtgtcaagttggctggatgtcctttgggtggtggaccattcttgatatacataGAAAACTGCTGACtgtaaaaaacccagcagcgttgcagttcttgacacaaaccggtgcaccatgcacctattaccataccccattcaaaacaCTTGTCATCCTCTGAAAGGAAGACATACACAATCCCTGTCTCAGTtgcccccttcatctacactgactgaagtcgatttaacaagtgacatcaataagggatcatagctctcacctggattcacctggtcaggctatgtcatggaaaaggcaggtgttgttaatgttttgtacactcagtacattTAGTCAATCAAAACCCTTTTTACAAACCAAAAGCCATGGCATGTAAAATAGCTGATTTGTGTTTAACATACAGACGTCTTAGAAATGTAGAGTTCTATCAATGCGTTATTCATGCAAAAGTTGGGAGTGATAGACAATCTCCAATTTGGATTTTTCTCTTGTTAAAGATTTTCTGAGCTATTGGGCTTTTATCATTATAGACATTTGCTCATTTTTGTTCCATGTTCCACAATCATTCAGCAACCTGCACAACCAGGCTAATGAGAGCTACATGGACAACCTGATCCGTCGGCTGCAGATGTACTCCAAGAACCTGGAGCACCTAGTGGAGGAGAGAACCTCTCTGTACAAGGCTGAGAGGGACAGGGCTGACAGGCTCAACTTCCTGCTCCTGCCAGCGTATGTCATGCATCCCagctcaaccttaaccctaactctaacactagcttcatgtccacatcctggctcaactctaaccctatctatcatcctaaccttaaccctaacctgagctttatgtccacatcctggttcaaccctaaccctatctatcatcctaaccttaacctgagcttcatgtccacatcctggctcaactctaaccctatctattatcctaaccttaaccctaacctgagcttcatgtccacatcctggctcaactctaaccctagctatcatcctaaccttaaccctaacctgagctttatgtccacatcctggctcaactctaaccctagctatcatcctaaccttaaccctaacctgagattcatgtccacatcctggctcaactctaaccctatctatctatcatcctaaccttaaccctaacctgagctttatgtccacatcctggctcaagcCTAACCCTATCTatcatcctaaccttaaccctaacctgagctttatgtccacatcctggctcaaccctaaccctatctatcatcctaaccttaaccctaacctgagcttcatgtccacatcctggctcaactctaaccctatctatcatcctaaccttaaccctaacctgagcttcatgtccacatcctggctcaactctaaccctatctatctatcatcctaaccttaaccctaacctgagctttatgtccacatcctggctcaagcCTAACCCTATCTatcatcctaaccttaaccctaacctgagctttatgtccacatcctggctcaagcCTAACAACCCTAATCCTCTTAACCCTAACACACCTGCCAGCCTATTTAGCTTTTGGAAGCCAACAGAACGATAAGGAGTCGCTCAGCCTAACCTCCCGTCCCCCTGCTTCCTTCCTCAGCCCAGTGGTGCGTTCCCTGAAGGAGACGGGCAGTGTGGAGCCAGAGCTGTTTGATGAGGTGACGGTCTACTTCAGCGACATCGTGGGCTTCACCACCCTGTGCCAGTACAGCACGCCCATGGAGGTGGTGGACATGCTCAACGACATCTACAAGAACTTTGACAGGATCCTGGACCACCATGATGTATACAAGGTAGTTGGGAATGAGGCTTGACAtgttcatatacagtgccttgtaaaagtattcacccccttgacgtttttcctattttgttgcattacaacctgtaattgaaatagatttttatttggatttcatgtaatggacatgcacaaattagtccaaattggtgaagagaaatgaaaaaattaaattaaattcgcaagccactgtactaaAGAAGAATCTACGGTACTGTTGTTACTGTAGTATTATGGAATTGAAAGCATTCATACCATTTGAGATGGAATAGTTGAGTGGGGACAACAGTTTTCATATGAAATATGAATGTTATTATTGTATTCAGATGACATTTCAGAGGGAtattgtctcttcttctctctctgccaggTGGAGACGATCGGTGATGCGTACATGGTGGCGTCAGGGTTGCCGCGGCGCAATGGCAACCGGCACGCAGTGGACATCGCCCACATGGCCCTGGACATCCTAGCTTTCGTAGGGACCTTCCAGCTCCAACACCTACCGGGCATACCCCTGTGGATCCGCATCGGGGTGCACTCAGGTACCCCATCTCAGCACAATATAACTGGCCCATACAGTAGTTTGTATAGATCTTAACTTTTCTCACAATTTAGTTTTATTTTAAGTTCATAACATTGGGCCAATACAGTCCTGTTAGCAACACTTTCACTGCCTGCTGTGTGTTTAGCTGTCACTGTGTCTGGTGTATTTACAGGGCCGTGTGCGGCGGGTGTGGTGGGGAACAAGATGCCACGTTACTGTCTGTTTGGAGACACGGTCAACACTGCCTCACGCATGGAGTCCACAGGCCTGCGTAAGAGACAGCACACACAGACAACGACACATCAAACATAACCACTGGGATGAACACTTACATACATTCTCCTCAGCTATCACAAGCATAGCTCCATTCTAGCAGCATATATTCACCATAGTTCACACCTCTCATGCTTCCTCTCCAGCACTAAGAATCCATGTCAGCCAGTCCACCATAAACATCCTCCAACGGACAGACTGCAAGTTTGAgtatgagcagagaggagagaccttTCTGAAGGTAAGCTGGGTTCATAAAGCTATGCGATGGTTTTGTGAGTATAGAGTTCAGATTATGCCAACAatttgtatgtttgtgtatgtattatagGGTAAAGGCAATGAGATGACATACTGGTTAACAGGGGTGACAGGGACAGAATACAACCTGTCAATGCCCCCGACAGCGTGAGTAGAAACCACCCATTCTGAacttatacagtatctatcacccataTCCAGCATTATGTATGTCAAATAATCCAAACCTCTTGTCCCTGGTCCCAGGGAGAACTTCCAGAGGCTACAGCAGGATCTGTCTGAGATGATTGTGTCCAGCCTGGAGAACAGAGGGCCGGGGACTAACGGCATGGAGAAGAGGAAGACCCTCTCCACCAGAGTCAGGAGGAGGGAGACCAATGGGAGCCAAGAGGACGGCCTGCCAGAGTACCTACACCTGGCCATCACAGACATTCCCAGCACCTACCTGTAGCCACCCAGGACCAGACTGCCTCCTGTGGGGATACAGCGCTACTACAAGCTGTCAAACAGTGACAGTGGAGTCAAGTAGTCTTATATTCACCTGATACAATAACTACAGTAATGCCTTATACATAGGAAACCTGACTGTTTTCCAATGAATTTCTGGGTAAAAGACATGGTTTCGTGGTTTGAGATAAAGGTTATTTTGGGTCACATGAGCAAAATGTGTGGAGACTTTCCATAAATAGTCTGTAATGGAGATGCTTTAGGAAAACCTGAACCAGTAAACCAAGGAACAGGATGGTACTCTATTTTAAGAAGCCCCCGAAGAAAAGACAAATATGAGTATTTCTGCATTCTCTCAGCGATCAACAAAGAACAATTGTTCAAAACAATACCACTGATTATCACCGAAgcctaataataatactaaagcTTAATATTACCATCAATAACGTGATGATTACATCTTATAAATGACCATTTTTCTCGAGGGTTTCCAGCCTTTATTAAAGTGTGTCCACTGAATTGAAACCAAATGACTTTCTGTCAAAAGATCAGTATACTTTTGTTGAACCAAAAACCTTGCCTCTACATCTCTGAGGTCAGAGAACCTCTTTCTTATCgaaatgtactgtattgtatatgAGTCGGAGTAAAACTTCGACATAATAAGTTTGTGTTTTGTTGATTGTGATGTGTCAAATATATCCCCAGGTTAAATAGCAGTTGTCACCTTTACTTCTACATGATCTAAAAGTGAATTATAAAGTGAATGTAAATGTTATTCCAAATTTTTGCTCGTTTTAGAGTAATATTTACAACTGGTTTTACATTGACACATATTGACAAATTGCATCATTTCACTGCATTTGATTAATTACATGTTGTTTTTCCACATCATACACAAATGTACAGCACGACATATAGCCATATAATTGGCCAGATAATACCTTCATTCTAAAACTACCAGCAAAATCTACACAGAATAAGAGTTCAAATAGAAATATCCTATAACAGCCATGTTCTTATTGGAGTTAACCCAATCTACTCAGATTTGTCTTATtgtctttgacaatatttaagTATAGAAACACAAGTACATAGTTATCTCCCATAGTATTCTCTCACAGGTTTGTCTTTactcctacaccatcacaaatgTAAACACGTGCATCTAAATGATTATACTGTACCAACAATACTGCAAAGAATAAGTCCGTTTGCTTAACAATGGCCATGTGGTTTTATATGTCAAAATGATGTCCTCTCAGTCGGAGCATTGCACAGTCTTGGTGGTCACCAAAGCAGCATCCCCCAGCTCAGTGGCAGGAAGTGGGACCCAATGCTCCCTCAGACCATTGCACATGAACATGCCGCCTACCTCCCCAAGAGAGCCACACACAGAGGCCCCGCTGTAGGTGGATACCTCCTGCCTGAAGCATGTTTGGGGCCCACCATTCAGCTGAGGACAGGATGGAGgggcctcctcctctctctgtaccaCGGCTGATGTACAGTCTCCCTCCACAGGTGGCAGGGCTTTAGCTGGAGGGTTAAGTCCTGCCTCTGGTTCACCTGGAGCAGAAACA contains the following coding sequences:
- the LOC116375875 gene encoding uncharacterized protein LOC116375875 — translated: MAKKTCDPGTRWDKLLITCIPLIRPNPATESPPVKWSSDVPPQYDPAVSPAVWISMVVIVNGSILAMFLWFIIYKMQARRNHTAGEPEAGLNPPAKALPPVEGDCTSAVVQREEEAPPSCPQLNGGPQTCFRQEVSTYSGASVCGSLGEVGGMFMCNGLREHWVPLPATELGDAALVTTKTVQCSD